ttttcaacattttgttAAGTTCGATACAGAATCTCCAGCAAGAGTTTTACCTGCTCACCCCCACACCAGATACGTTCACCATTGCTGTCTCGTAACTCCATAGTCACTTCGTGTTCACAATCCACTCTTAAATCTTGTAAACCtgcacaaacaaacaagcacaaaacttttattactaCTTACtcgtttttcattaaataaaaaaaccttaagcGTACATTCGCTATACTCAATATACGAATCGCTTTATTTGCACAATTCTATCGGTTATGTTTTAGAACTTAGATCAAAGCACGTGTGCAACATTTGAAACCACATTCAGAAATCCTTTACCTTCAGTATTAACCATACACATATCGGGGTCTGGTGCATGTGTGAGCAGTCTCCCGAACACGGTGGGGTCGTGTGTGGAGGGGGCGCGCGGGGCGAAGCGTAGCTCGAGGCGCGGGGCCTCCGACAGACTCTCTATCTCCGTCAGACGCTCTAGCCGCCGGAGTACCGGCCCGGAGAGGGTCAGGACCTCGTCTTCTTTGCCTTCTGCTAAGAGCTACGGAAGACGTGAAAGAGAGATTTAgtattactgtattttttttaataaacatagcTTGAATGGCTcgtagaaaatttaaatttgagtttctaaacaaacaaattgggtctaaaaaaaaacaagtatctATTATTATGAAGCTAACAAGTAAAAACTACTGATTTTGGACTCCCAGAGGACAATATCCCACCAGCCGCTATCTTCAATTAGGACAGTGGACGACAGGAGAGGTCTCCTTGGTGTAAGGTCTGTTCCAACGTACCTCTTCAGCGAACCTGACGGCATCAACAGCCTGTTTGATCCTGTCGTCCAGCGCCCTGCTCTTGAGGTCCAGCCGCTGCTGATGCCTCTCCCGGGCCCGCGCCGCGTTAGCGCAGACAGCCCGCGTGTGCGCCTCCACTGCGCGCCGGTACTGCTGCGCCCATTCTTGTACCTCGTTTTCGACGCGAGCTGCTTGGCACTGCAATGGGAGCATTCTTTTTCATCTTGCTGTAAGTGCGACAGTAAATAGGAAAGCCTAGGGATGAGGAAAAGATAGCAAGATTTTCAATGTCAAGACCTCGTTCAGTTTTATAGATATTCAAATCAAATGGACAGGGTCACTTAGGATTAGCATATCTAAATCACACATACACTGTTCTGCGAGGCATCGAACCCTCGTCATGTCGGGCACAAATTGGCATGGCTATATAATTATACGACAATGTACGTAAATTTTCAAGTCTCGATAACATTTTAAGCTTTACAATTATCATGAAAGATCTCCGGCTCACATCAATCTCGTAGGCATGCGAGCTGAGTTCCCTGGCGGCCCGCTCCGCGTTCTCGGGCACGTGTTGCGCGCGCTCGCAGGCGGCGCGCAGCAGGCGGgcgcgctccgccgccgcgCGACCCGCGGAGCCCAGCGCGTGCCCCGAGTGCGAGATCACGCAGCAGTCGCGGCACACCACCTGCAGCATACAACACAAGGCTTTAAAGGTTTGGAGAGAAGAAACTTTTCGGCGAAACAAACTCTTGGGCGAAGAATGAGAAGAAGTTAGACTTAACCAGAAGAATTATtgctatgaatattaaaatttataaattattatgcgTTGTCACGCATTtgggaaaaaatacttttggcctaatctttttatttatcttttcttaaaaaaaaagagaattaGCTTCTCCaattcaaaactaaaagtagtgttacgtaataaaaatatctttctttaagctaatattaattaaaaaattacacagTTAACGTTATATTTATATCGCAAGTCGGAAATTTTATCAGTCACGAAAGTGATCACAGTACAAGCTTTTACCATAAACACTACTAACCCTTAAATATTCCATAGAAAAGTTACAAGAAAGGCTCAAAGCCGACTTATCAAGATGACGGGTTTTCTTTAAGAATCAAAACCACACAAACTTGGCTTATTCAAATTGTTGCTTTTGAAAAAAAGCAAGGTCAATGTAAATTTTAACTGGACTATCAACCTATCCGCCTTTCACGATCTAAAACCCATGCCTCACCTGCTGGCACGTGGCGCAGTACACGCTGAGCTCAGCTTTGGGATGCTGGCTGCAGTACTTGAGCGGCGCGGGGTCGAGCGGGTGCAGCGAGTGGCGCGCAGTCGCCTTCTGCCGCCCGTGAGCCTCGCCACATGACGTGCATATGCTCACCAGGCACTGGCTGCAACGGCTCTCAGCCTACGAAGGAATAGCTAGTGATTTTTTGACTAAAAAAGGGTCTTCTTATCCAACGGATAACGCGTTTATTATCAATATCGCCTGAGTAGTTTCTTTTAATGTGGGTCCCCGCTGTTGTTTTTATACATCTCTAATGGTCGTTATGAGTTGTTAGAAgccagaaagtctgacaaccagtcttactaagaaGTGTCGTTTTACTCAGGTCACTGAtatgttagactggaagctgacgctaacatagttgggaaaaggcgaGGTTGATGATGATAAGCACAGGGTTCCAATATATAACGAAGAAATGTGGTGTCCACTGCAAACATTCcatctcataaataaaacaccatagatacaattaatttctcacaacattaatttatatggaAAATTAACATAACATCCTTTGTCTATTCCAGGTTTACGTTCAaacacatttctaaatacaGAAAATTCTGTAAATCAAATGTACCGCGACGTAACGAATGGTAATTTGTTGAAATCACACGTTTGAAGCGTGCAACACACGGTTGAGATGTTTCACGTGTGTACAGTGGCCTAAAATACTTTCATACTTTTAATAGCCTTTCAAATATACGAAAGACAATGGACTTTCAAcattagataataatatgtcgCAGGATATATGGTGGAATTTGGAGACAAAAATTCACAGTCCTAGTTTTGGATCTAATTAGGCGAGTTGTAGCTTTTATTGGGTTTAAAACTAGTCTTGCGATTCTGAGCCGCGTCATACTTATCCCACAAGTTTTAAAGACCACACCATCATACCTTATGTAgtaaatttaacataataacgAAATAGATCTAGCTagaactataaataattatgacaaaaaaatacccTGTCGGATGAGAAATGTATACTAAACTAACtcaatgaattaaaaattaatgtcagCAAGTACTAAACAACAACAGCCGTGAATGTCGACTAGGTGGGTAATGTCTTTAGGaggtacttataaaaaatatagagatCATTCCACATTACCTTATTATCATCGCTACACAGATCACAAAGCACGTTCACCCCCTCGCTGTCCTGCGCGGCCGCCATCTTCCGAAGCAGCACGTAGTTGAGTGGCAGCGCTGATATGCCACCGGGAGGTAGCTGTGTCTCGTACCCACACGTCGGGCACAGCAGGAACTGGACGGGCTTGCCTGATTCCTGGAGACATGGATGTGGGTTTAAGCTTTGTTTGGGGGCATGTAATATCACTAACGATCCCATGCATGTTTAACGCAAAAACTTCTGAAAGGATTAAGACGTCATTTGGTTTATAACCCAGATTGACACatggtttttatcccgattttatgattTGCgggaatattttaaatgcgtaGCGGGTGAAGCTTCTGGCAAC
This sequence is a window from Trichoplusia ni isolate ovarian cell line Hi5 chromosome 15, tn1, whole genome shotgun sequence. Protein-coding genes within it:
- the LOC113501193 gene encoding tripartite motif-containing protein 45 isoform X3, translating into MEVDRLLYIFGSFTRKKQDKRKSLEQLSLSAGSSPLHAKGTRRPVSQNLLVAPRTSAYDVRKSKVKEWDCRICKKELVEPRLLACLHNFCTRCLEGLHQENETEAWNEADGGSLQLDPGGSRSNSGGGSAGSGYESDLRHSGSEGSWEQKQRKYGIFTRNESGKPVQFLLCPTCGYETQLPPGGISALPLNYVLLRKMAAAQDSEGVNVLCDLCSDDNKAESRCSQCLVSICTSCGEAHGRQKATARHSLHPLDPAPLKYCSQHPKAELSVYCATCQQVVCRDCCVISHSGHALGSAGRAAAERARLLRAACERAQHVPENAERAARELSSHAYEIDCQAARVENEVQEWAQQYRRAVEAHTRAVCANAARARERHQQRLDLKSRALDDRIKQAVDAVRFAEELLAEGKEDEVLTLSGPVLRRLERLTEIESLSEAPRLELRFAPRAPSTHDPTVFGRLLTHAPDPDMCMVNTEGLQDLRVDCEHEVTMELRDSNGERIWCGGEQVAGYFRRRDSSARPAAARVTDAGDGSYTLRVTPATPGSYLLAVTVNNKPIKGSPYSCCARAGAPHWGRFHCCAFCSSGGRRDASCGCGARMPGGYQGCGHGHAGWPGARHWSCCGSARRHAACLRPRTTTPQLYQFSL
- the LOC113501193 gene encoding tripartite motif-containing protein 45 isoform X2, with amino-acid sequence MSDECKVIELSQSVCQVEKKSRRRRICFTRKKQDKRKSLEQLSLSAGSSPLHAKGTRRPVSQNLLVAPRTSAYDVRKSKVKEWDCRICKKELVEPRLLACLHNFCTRCLEGLHQENETEAWNEADGGSLQLDPGGSRSNSGGGSAGSGYESDLRHSGSEGSWEQKQRKYGIFTRNESGKPVQFLLCPTCGYETQLPPGGISALPLNYVLLRKMAAAQDSEGVNVLCDLCSDDNKAESRCSQCLVSICTSCGEAHGRQKATARHSLHPLDPAPLKYCSQHPKAELSVYCATCQQVVCRDCCVISHSGHALGSAGRAAAERARLLRAACERAQHVPENAERAARELSSHAYEIDCQAARVENEVQEWAQQYRRAVEAHTRAVCANAARARERHQQRLDLKSRALDDRIKQAVDAVRFAEELLAEGKEDEVLTLSGPVLRRLERLTEIESLSEAPRLELRFAPRAPSTHDPTVFGRLLTHAPDPDMCMVNTEGLQDLRVDCEHEVTMELRDSNGERIWCGGEQVAGYFRRRDSSARPAAARVTDAGDGSYTLRVTPATPGSYLLAVTVNNKPIKGSPYSCCARAGAPHWGRFHCCAFCSSGGRRDASCGCGARMPGGYQGSYHYIHHLLF
- the LOC113501193 gene encoding tripartite motif-containing protein 45 isoform X1, whose translation is MTKMSDECKVIELSQSVCQVEKKSRRRRICFTRKKQDKRKSLEQLSLSAGSSPLHAKGTRRPVSQNLLVAPRTSAYDVRKSKVKEWDCRICKKELVEPRLLACLHNFCTRCLEGLHQENETEAWNEADGGSLQLDPGGSRSNSGGGSAGSGYESDLRHSGSEGSWEQKQRKYGIFTRNESGKPVQFLLCPTCGYETQLPPGGISALPLNYVLLRKMAAAQDSEGVNVLCDLCSDDNKAESRCSQCLVSICTSCGEAHGRQKATARHSLHPLDPAPLKYCSQHPKAELSVYCATCQQVVCRDCCVISHSGHALGSAGRAAAERARLLRAACERAQHVPENAERAARELSSHAYEIDCQAARVENEVQEWAQQYRRAVEAHTRAVCANAARARERHQQRLDLKSRALDDRIKQAVDAVRFAEELLAEGKEDEVLTLSGPVLRRLERLTEIESLSEAPRLELRFAPRAPSTHDPTVFGRLLTHAPDPDMCMVNTEGLQDLRVDCEHEVTMELRDSNGERIWCGGEQVAGYFRRRDSSARPAAARVTDAGDGSYTLRVTPATPGSYLLAVTVNNKPIKGSPYSCCARAGAPHWGRFHCCAFCSSGGRRDASCGCGARMPGGYQGSYHYIHHLLF